TTTAAGAATTGTATTTCTTCTTGAGCAGTACGAGCAAGAGGAACAATTTGACTGGCGGCTTGTAAGATGTCTTCTGTGGTAAAGTCACGATTTTCACTAAACCCAAGGTGCATGGCTTCAATAATCGTTTGTTCGATTTCTGCCCCAGAAAAATCAGGAGTTTCGTAGGCAAGTCGTTCTAAATCATAGTCTTTAACATTATAGGGGCGGAGGTGGGAAAGGTGAACTGAGAAAATCTCTTTTCGCTCTTTTTGGGTGGGTAAATCCACAAAGAAAATCTCGTCAAATCGTCCTTTCCGTAACATTTCTGGGGGAAGAGCGCGGACATTATTAGCTGTAGCCACCACAAACACAGAAGAGGTTTTTTCTGCGAGCCAAGTAATAAATGTTCCGAAAACACGACTGCTTGTTCCTGAGTCTCCCTGTCCCGTTAACCCAGAAAAGGCTTTGTCAATTTCATCAATCCAAAGAACACAAGGGGCTAGGGCTTCTGCGAGGGTGATCATTTGACGGGTACGAGATTCTGATTCCCCGACTAAGCCCCCAAATAATCGTCCCACATCAAGGCGTAATAGGGGCAGATGCCAATGGTGGGCAATGGCTTTAGCGGTAAGTGATTTTCCTGTGCCTTGAATCCCCACTAAAAGCAGTCCTCGGGGGTGAGGTAAACCGTAGGTACGAGCGCGATCGCTGAAAGCTCCACCTCGACGCAAGAGCCAATTTTTAAGGTTATCGAGTCCCCCAATATCAGAAATTTCTTCACTAGCAGGATAGAAATCCAGAATTTGCGTTTGACGAATGGATTGCCGTTTTTCTTCAACGACTAAGTCCACATCTTCGGGTTGTAATGCCCCATGAGCAGCGATCGCGCGGGTTAAAACTCGCCGAATCCGTTCTAAAGATAGCCCTCGTGCAGAACGGACAAAGGCATCAATTTGTTTTTCGGGTAAGGTTTGGGGAATGCTACTAATTAGCTGTTCAATTTCGGTTTTAATTTCCTCGTTATTAGGAAGGGGAAACTCGACAACCGTTAGCACTTCTGTTAAGTCAGAGGGAATAGACACCTCAGGAGAGACTAAAACAACGTTAATGGGGAGAGATTTTAGCTTCCGCGAAAGATTCCGCAATTTCCGAGCCACAGAAATGTCTTCTAAAAAGCGGTGAAAATCCCTTAAGATGATAATTGCCCCATTGCCAGTAGGAAGTTTTTCCACATATTCCAGAGCTTGTAGGGGGTTACGCTGAGCAACGCCTGCATTATTAGGATTATCTTGATAACCATCCACAAAATCCCAAATATAGAGAGCGCGGTTGCCGACATTTTTGGCAGAAGTCGCGATCGCGCTTTCCACCCGTTCCTCTTCAAAAGTGGGAATATAAATTATGGGATAACAAGCTCGCAATAGTAGCTCAAACTCTTCAGCGAAACTCATCTTTATTCCTCCCCATCTGACAATTGTTCTTTTAACGCTGCCAAACCTGCCCAACGTTGATCCACAGGGGGCGGTTCGACATAATCATAGTCCCCAGGGGAAGACTCTTCACTTAAACTGCGAATGGGAATTTGCAAACAGAACTGTTCATAGAGCCAACTTTCGGGATCAAAATAGCCCTGTGCTGGCAAACTTTCTGTTAACTCTTCCAAGGGAACTTCTACCTCTTTATTCGCCCCCAAATCTTCATCGGGGTGATCCTTGAGCCAAATTAGCTCACTGGTATCTACTACTAGGCGTTGATTGTATTGTTGTAAACTGCGATCGCAGATTAAGGTTTTAATCGTTTCCGCGATCGCTGATACCTCTAAATACGTCCCATAATGAGTAATCACCACAGTTCCGCGAATGGGAGTTAGGGTGTCTAAGCCCGGGAGAAAGTCTTTAATTTCAACTTGTTCACTTTTCCCGGGGGCTTTAAGCAGTCGTGGGATATAAATTGGTTCAATCATCGCTTTCGTTCTAAGCGCAAGCATCAGTTGCTTTTTCGTTGTACCACCAAATGGCGATAAGGTTCTTGACCTCGACTCAATGATTCTAACCCATCATACTCTTTAAGAAAGTTATGAATTTGCCGTCTTTCCGCTCCAGAAAGAGATGTTAACTCAACGGTTTCCCCAGTTTCTAGCACTTGCCAGGCTGTTTTTTCTGCTAACACGCGCAATTCTTTTTCCCGTTGTTGTCGATACCCCTTAAACTCAACCGTAAGAGGGGTTTGCTCTTCTGGCGCTAAACCTAAATTTAGCAAAGTATTCGCTAAATATTGAAGGGAATCAATAGTTTGTCCCTTATCTTTGAGTAGGGCTTTGGCTTGTTCTTCACTTAATTTACTTTCATCAATAACCAACCAAGGAGTTGTCTCCCCAATGGTCATCTCTTCAGTTGTTTCGGGTTTAGACAGTTTAACAGTGGTCGGGGTTCCCATCAGCGCTAAAACCTTTTCTAGCCACTGTTGGCCCCGATTCAACGTTTGCTCCATAGTGATCCTTAAATTATGCCTTCTCTTTTTCCTTCTTGCGAGAACGTTTTTCAAAAGGCAGGGTATCCTCTCCTTTTTGCTTTTTCTCTTCCTTCTCTTGTTCATCTACCAGCTTTTGTAAATTTTCTGGTAGTGGCTCTCGCATGAGAATTAACGTTTGCATGGTTTGGAAGATATTAGCGAGGACAATATACATTAGTACCCCAGCCGGTAGTGGGAAGAATAAAAACATTCCCGTAAACAAGATGGGGGTAATTTGGCTAATCAACTGTTGTTGAGAATTTGAGCCACTACTATTGGATTGTCCAGAAAGTTTTTGGTTAGCGTATAAGCTAATACCAAAGAATAGCACCATGCCAAGGATATCCCAGTGGATTGTCCCATCTTCACCCACTGCACCCACGCGGCCAAGGGCTTCAATAAAGAGAAAGCCTTCATTTTTTGCCACCCCAGGGAGAGTTGCCTTAAGAGTAACCTCTCCAGGCGCGATCGCGCGGATTGTTCCATCTTCTTCAATTTGTACTCGTTCTTGTCCTTTTACCACTTCCCAACTGGGGGTTAAGTCTCTTTCCACCTCCTCAGTTAAAGCCTGCAAAGGTTTTCCTTCCTCAGTTTGGAACTCGAACTTCGTAGTTTCTCCAACCCCTAAATTTTGGCTAGGAAGCACCCCTAAAATTTT
This window of the Euhalothece natronophila Z-M001 genome carries:
- a CDS encoding AAA family ATPase, with amino-acid sequence MSFAEEFELLLRACYPIIYIPTFEEERVESAIATSAKNVGNRALYIWDFVDGYQDNPNNAGVAQRNPLQALEYVEKLPTGNGAIIILRDFHRFLEDISVARKLRNLSRKLKSLPINVVLVSPEVSIPSDLTEVLTVVEFPLPNNEEIKTEIEQLISSIPQTLPEKQIDAFVRSARGLSLERIRRVLTRAIAAHGALQPEDVDLVVEEKRQSIRQTQILDFYPASEEISDIGGLDNLKNWLLRRGGAFSDRARTYGLPHPRGLLLVGIQGTGKSLTAKAIAHHWHLPLLRLDVGRLFGGLVGESESRTRQMITLAEALAPCVLWIDEIDKAFSGLTGQGDSGTSSRVFGTFITWLAEKTSSVFVVATANNVRALPPEMLRKGRFDEIFFVDLPTQKERKEIFSVHLSHLRPYNVKDYDLERLAYETPDFSGAEIEQTIIEAMHLGFSENRDFTTEDILQAASQIVPLARTAQEEIQFLKEWVSAGKARKASRDNALSL
- a CDS encoding YceD family protein; its protein translation is MEPIYIPRLLKAPGKSEQVEIKDFLPGLDTLTPIRGTVVITHYGTYLEVSAIAETIKTLICDRSLQQYNQRLVVDTSELIWLKDHPDEDLGANKEVEVPLEELTESLPAQGYFDPESWLYEQFCLQIPIRSLSEESSPGDYDYVEPPPVDQRWAGLAALKEQLSDGEE
- a CDS encoding Jag family protein, with protein sequence MEQTLNRGQQWLEKVLALMGTPTTVKLSKPETTEEMTIGETTPWLVIDESKLSEEQAKALLKDKGQTIDSLQYLANTLLNLGLAPEEQTPLTVEFKGYRQQREKELRVLAEKTAWQVLETGETVELTSLSGAERRQIHNFLKEYDGLESLSRGQEPYRHLVVQRKSN
- the yidC gene encoding membrane protein insertase YidC → MDFGIGFLSNNIMLPILDFFHGIVPSYGFAIIALTLVIRFALYPLSATSIRSMRRMRVAQPAMQKRVKEVQERYKDDPEKQRQAMSEVYKEYGNPLAGCFPVILQMPILFALFATLRGSPFADVDYTVDMQVFPKEQIESVQPETVTTKAENVYINEDIHYKILGVLPSQNLGVGETTKFEFQTEEGKPLQALTEEVERDLTPSWEVVKGQERVQIEEDGTIRAIAPGEVTLKATLPGVAKNEGFLFIEALGRVGAVGEDGTIHWDILGMVLFFGISLYANQKLSGQSNSSGSNSQQQLISQITPILFTGMFLFFPLPAGVLMYIVLANIFQTMQTLILMREPLPENLQKLVDEQEKEEKKQKGEDTLPFEKRSRKKEKEKA